The genomic segment GTGTGCATGCCTGCCTCATAGGCCTCTGGGTTCCTCTAGCTGCAAGACTTACGCATTCATTTTTACAGCTTGTTTCCTGTCTGTCCTCTGTTTGAAGTGAGCTAGTCATACGCCTACAGGATGATAAAATCCTTGGCTGCATTCCTCATTAGAAGAGCACCTTTCCAAATTCCTTTGGTTTCCCAGAATATTCTTGCCAAATTTGCATGACTGAGGAATCAGTTTTTCTTTCACCTAATAAGAAATGAAATGTTCCTTTTTTCCTTAGATGAAAGGAACTGTGCTTTGTTGTGTGTAGCACAAGAACTGTATAACATGAGAAACTTTATGTTGGTTCCTGGTGTGCATCAAGGCCCAGAAATACTTAATTTGAAGGACCACAACTTGTTGGAAGATAGGCTTTCCTAGTTATCCAGCTGGTAAATGAATCCCATTTTACTGATATCTTAGCCAAATAGCTCAAGGTACTTCTTGGGATTACAGTTTCACAGCATATCCAATTGGCACCCAGCTCTGTTTTTAGTAAAAGGTACATGGGTTATAAGGTGGTATCTACATCTCTGATTTAAGTCTCCAGATAGCTGAAGTGCAGGCCATCATGCCCCAGTTTATTCAGTTTCCATAGCAGCTTTGTCTCATTTGATGAagccattttcattttattttaaactcatGTTCCTTTGGGAGTTCTTTATTCTGTAAATTAGTTTGTTTGCAAATGACTGTGTAAGCGGCGtaactgcaaaattccacattgtATGCCTGTGATTACTGGGGTTATTTATTTGTTAAGCCTTTCATCTTCAATCTATTTCAGAGCAAATCCTTTATAACATAAAACAAGAGTATAAACGTATGCAAAAGCGAAGACATTTAGAAGCCAGCTTCCAGCCAACAGACCCCTGCTGCTCCAGTGAGGGACAGCCACAGACCTTTATCCCATCTGGGCCAACTTTACCAGGTCAGTAAGAAATggctcatttttttctttaagaatagtggcagtggcacacagggagattagttgcccgcagtaaaatctctgctaccgtggtcgattaatctccccaaaatgccttttcaccagcagtAAATGGAAACGGACAGTGTTAAGGCATATTCAGCGCTTCGTtttctgcaggagaaaactttgcgcAAGTTTGGAAAAATTTTAATGGTATTTTACATGGTGAAAAATACTTAGactgtataaaaaaaagcatatCAATTCTAAGACCATGGCCACCCATCAGTTAATTGGCTTAGCCTTCACTGTTTTTGAATGAGGATTGTATTGTTTGAGTATGTATTTGTATAAGGATTgaacattattattatcagtGGAAAATAATCTCTTTAATCTGCTTTCTCTGAAGGCACATCAGCTACATCTCCATTAAGAAAGGAGCAGCCATTGTTTTCATTAAGGCAAGTAGGAATGATATGTGAACGACTTCTTAAAGAACGTGAGGATAAAGTTCGTGAAGAATATGAAGAAATTTTGACCACAAAACTTGCAGGTATTGAAATGTAGTCCTTTTAAGGGCACACAGGGTACTTCTGCTTCACGCACTGAATTTTTAAGTGGCCCAAAGACATGGTGCCAAAGAACCTGAAACTGCCCTTCATTCACCTGGAAGCACTTGAGCTGCACTAgtgtagttacccatagcaacaagaATGTGCTTTCATTTTACAAGTAGTGGTAGCAGCATGTTCAGTacttattgctgattggctgctattgccAACTGCTTTGTGTagttttctgcctttttttgttAGAGCCAAGTTTTCTCACCTCAGTCTGCTTTACACGTTTATCTTTCCTTTCTgtcataccttttttttttttttttccatactgCTCTTTGGTATAGTTTATTTTTGCCTTCCCACCAATATCTTTTAA from the Xenopus tropicalis strain Nigerian chromosome 5, UCB_Xtro_10.0, whole genome shotgun sequence genome contains:
- the akirin2 gene encoding akirin-2, whose amino-acid sequence is MACGATLKRTIEFDPLLSPAASPKRRRCAPLSPPGPSPQKYLRMEPSPFGEVSPRLTAEQILYNIKQEYKRMQKRRHLEASFQPTDPCCSSEGQPQTFIPSGPTLPGTSATSPLRKEQPLFSLRQVGMICERLLKEREDKVREEYEEILTTKLAEQYDAFVKFTHDQIMRRFGEQPASYVS